The stretch of DNA TGTAGGGACTTCCCAGTCTCTATAGAGAGAGTCACCCTAGACCGGTATGTAAACAGAAATTACTggagtttcttctcttttgagCTACTAGATTTCTTACAAATACTGTATCAGTACACAAATACTGCCAGGTCTGTGCTTGTCCCGGGATAGAGGTCCTGACGGGAAAATTTCCATCTGGCTTTGGGTCGGCCCATATAAATATtatggatgtgcagagctcttgAGTCAGCAGCTTTCCTTGGCTttagactgtttaaaaaagcaaataaatagaTTTGTAGATTTTTAATGATATAAGACACTTGTGGGCAACTTGGCATATCACAGAGCATTCACTCATGTTACTTCATCGAGGAGCAGCGGGGTGGAGCTGGAGTGAGCACCTCTGCGTCTCAGGTGCAACAGTGAAATGCTAAAACGTAGCCATGAGCAAGGAGCCTTCGGTCTGAATCACGCTGGGTGCCGGGAACTAAAGCGGAAGGAGCAGGTCCTGTGTGTGCCGTAGTGCTTCTACTGGGATGTGACAAAAGACATGAAATCGGGGAGAGAAAAATGATGATTCTGGAATTTGGCTCTGGCTGTCAGGGGTGACGAAAAAGCACTGGCAACGCCTCCTGCCCGGGCTATAAAGGGCTCCAAGCCAGGGGGAAGCAAGCACTCACTCTCTGTGCTGCCGAGCCGGGTGTTGCTCTCCAGCCCTACAGCCTCCGCCAGCCTTCGCCATGAGCACCACCACTGTCAGGCAAtactcctcctccacctccctcAAGGGCTTCGGTGGCCTGGGTGGAGGCTCCAGCAGGCTTTCCTCCGTGCGTGTTGGGGGAGGAGGGTACAGAGCACCCAGCGTCCACGGAGGCAGCTACTCTGTCTCTTCCCGCATTGTCTCGGGGCTTGGAAGTGGCTACGGGGGCAGCTACTGCAGCAGCGTAGGAGGGGGCCTCGGCAGCGGCTTTGGGGGTAGCTATGGGGCTGGCTTTGGGGCTGGCTTTGGAGGTGGCTTTGGAGGTGGCGATGGCATCCTCCCGGCTGGCGAAAAGGAGACGATGCAGAACCTCAACGACCGCCTGGCTGCCTACCTGGACAAAGTGCGTGCCCTGGAGGAGGCCAACACTGACCTGGAGGTCAAGATCAGGGAATGGTACAAGAAGCAGGGACCTGGTCCAGACCGTGACTACAGCCCCTACTACAGGACTATCGAGGAGCTCAGGAACAAGGTAGGATGCTGTGATTAACACAGTGGGACGTCTTGTTATCAGAGAGGAAGCAGAAACACTGACTGCTACCTCTGTAATTAGTAAGCACTAACTATGTTGTAAAAAGTGTCTCAGATGCACATGCAGAGCGCCAGGCTGGAAATTGAGAAATGTCTCAATGTCAGCTTTTGATTACATCTTTCTAGACAGAACAAATTGCAGTTTTCACTGAAAGAAGCAGATGTAAAAGGACAATGCAAAAATGGGGAAGAGACAAGTCTGCATTGATAATACATATTATTTTGGAGTTTAACATTAGTGTGCAGGGGAAGATGTAGGTGTGTGCAAACTGTGAAACATTGATGTCATATTTGTAAACATTCAGGCAAAGAATTTGCAAGCTTGTTTCAGCTCCTCAGTGTTGATGTGATTTAGAtgccaaagagaaaaagatggaACTGACCAACTACAAGTTTTTTGCCTCCTTTTGGCAGTCACTGCCCCAAGGCCAGGCTTGCTGCAAACCCACCAACCCTGGCAGTTCTGGGGGGATTTCTCTTGGGTCTGATTTGATTCCCACCACCCCATTTCGGAGGAAATAGGAGttgactttgtttttctctgttactTCTTACGTATGAATTGTCCCCAGGAAATCTGAAGGAAGGCAGTGTACAACTGGAGCTGCAGGAGTGCTGGCAAGTGATGCAGGGAATccattttccctccctctccttggGCCCATAACTGATGTCCTCCCAAACTGTGACTTGAATATTCTCCCAGTGTGAATTATTTGCTCCTGGGTTTGTATCAGAAGCTGTAGGCACCTGCTCACTGCACtttgctgcatttctgcagtcAAGAAATTAAATCCATCCCGTAGCAAGCGGGCACAAGGTTTGCCAAGCACAACCACCCTGCTGGTCCATCTGTCCTGCCAGAAGAGCCGCACGGTGCTGTGGATGGGGGAGCAAGTGATTCCTTCTTGACCCTTGCATAATCAGCACCTGCCCTGAAGCATGGGAACAAATGCTGGCATCAGATCTCACACATCTTATGTGGCTTCATGCTGCCTTTTGAATTACTTACTGACGGACTTTCAGAAAGGGAGGTCACAGGGTAATCAGCCCCTTCCTGCAGTCAGTCTCAGCTGTGTCTCACTTGTCCTGATTCAATACACACTTCTGCTAAAGAAACCCCAGGCTTCCCCAAAACTATTCCTGTCCTGACAGTCTCACTTGTGCTCCCATCCCTTGGTCAGCCAGGAGTTCCTGACACTCATTTAGTGCTTTTTCCTTACCCTCCACCCTCCAGGTCCTGGTGGCCACAGTCGACAATGCTAACCTCCTCCTGCAGATTGACAATGCCAGGCTGACAGCTGATGACTTCAGGACCAAGTAAGCcacattttctggaaaaatggaACAAAGTCTGCAGAGACGTTTGAcgaaatgaggagaaaaatccCATCTAACCCCTCAAAAGGCAACATGGAAACAAAGCCTTCAAAATGAAGGTGTAATTTCCAAAGCAGGTCGTTATCTAAATCTCATAGGCACTTCCATCAAAACCTTCACTATTTTACTCCCATTGCTTGTTCCTCTATGGTACAACCTTTCCTGTGCAGAGAACTTACACTGTGCCTCTGCTGTGCATCTAGCCTGTGTGTATATGTAGCTCAACAAAGCCCAGACCCAGTAACAAGGCCCAGTGATATCAGGAGCAAGGTGATGTTATGGACTCAGATGGACACCGTTTTATCAGTTGTTCCCCTGCATTCACTAGCATTCACCATCAGAAGTTTGACCATGCACCATCAGGGTCATGCAGTATTGACACAatgccagcagcagcatggagGAAACGAACAACAAACTGAGGTGCTCTGTCCCTGGCTGGGCAAGGGCTCATGCAACTTTCATGACTGTTCTTGTGTTTCCAGGTTTGAGACGGAGCAGACTCTGCGCCTGAGTGTGGAGTCTGACATCAATGGCCTGCGCAGAGTCCTGGATGAGCTGACCCTGGCCAGAGCTGACCTGGAGATGCAGATCGAGAACCTGAAGGAGGAGCTGGCCTACCTCAAGAAGAACCACGAGGAGGTGAGCACAAAGGCAGGCTCAAAAAAGTCCAGCCTGGGCCCAGAAATATGAGGTCTGGTCCAACCTTTAAGATTATGCTGAGTTTTAAATTGCTGGGAGGGAAGATGAGAAGTGCTGATAAGGAAGTAGAGATGATGCATTCTGGATAACAGCGCATCCTCTCTGGACCCTGTATAAAATCCATTCACCACTTGTTATTTCAGTAATGATGTCCACTGTAGCTGTTAGAGATGTATTAACAATTCCAGCAGCTTCAGGCCTGGAAGGTCTATCTCCTGAGAAATGAAGCTAACTACAGGCTCTGATTTATTCTCTGAAGAATTAACTCAAATGGAGATTTCTTAGGAatttggattattttatttgtgattGTGGAGCAAAGGTCCCAGTTTGCTCCCTGTTGATCTGCTCTAGAAATACCTGCTGAAGGATGCTACCTTTCCTAAAGAACTCTATCCTGAGAGCAACATCTTTATACACTGGTTGCTGGATTGCATGAAGATGTGTTTCTCTTTTGTGCCAGGAAATGAATGCCCTGCGCGGGCAGGTGGGTGGAGAGATCAGCGTGGAGATGGATGCGGCTCCTGGAATCGACCTCACCAAGATCCTGGCTGAGATGAGGGAGCAGTACGAGAGCCTGGCGGACAAGAACCGCAGGGACGCCGAGCAGTGGTTCTTCAGCAAGGTGAGCTGGCTCACCGGCAGTGCAGAGGGGCGCGTGGGACCTGAGTCTGTGCCCACTCGCCAGTGCCATAATGGCATGGTTGTGCCGTGTTGCAGACGGAAGAGCTGAACCGGGAGGTGGCCATCAACACCGAGCAGCTTCAGAGCGGCAAGACGGAGATCACAGAGCTACGACGCACCatccagagcctggagattgACCTGCAGTCCCAGCTCAGCACAGTATGAGGGGCTGGCTCcctgcggggtggggggcacgCAGGAGCGCAGGCGAGGGGATGCATGGGTGCTCCCATCCCTGCCACCCTCTGTCCCCCCCTGAACCCGTTCCTCTCCTCTGCACGCAGAAAGCGGCATTGGAGGGCACCTTGGCTGACACAGAAGCCCGCTACGGCACCCAGCTGGCCCAGCTCCAGGGGCTGATCACCAGCGTGGAGGAACAGCTGGCTGAGCTGAGGTGCGACATGGAGCGCCAGAACCACGAGTACAGGGTCCTCCTGGACGTCAAATGCCGCCTGGAGCAGGAGATTGCCACGTACCGCCGGCTCCTGGAGGGCGAGGATGCCCAGTACGTAGAGGGGCTTTGCTTGGGAGGGCACATCGGGACGAGATGGGTAATAGtgaagcaaataaaagaaatgaaaatctgcATTCCCTGAAGGATCCTGTGAGTCCATTTCCTGACCCATGGCATGCAGCAGGGTCTCACTTTTTGGTCCTACTAGTCCAGAACAGCCCAGTGGTTATCACAGCACTGCAGCATCCCTGGGATCCACTTCCCATCCCTCCAGTGTTTACGTGAtcctggggaaggagcaggtACCACTGCTGCTCGTTGCAGCTGGGATGTGTGCTGCCTTTATGTCTGAATCCCCGTGGCGCACATACATCCTtaccattttcttcctttcaattTTGACACTAGGCAGTTTCCAGAAGGCATTTTATTCACAAACTGGtacaagaagaaaaggcagggttttaaataatgtttttgtcTTCGAGACtatgtactttttttccatttctgaccattctttctcttttctcctcctgtagCATGTCTTCCCACTACATCTCGCAGTCTGTGAAAGAAGGTAAGAACATGCCCTGGCTGAAGCATTGATCACACATAGCTCTGTCATGTCCTTAGCCACCTTCTTAGCTCAGACTCTTTTCACTAAGTTActaaaattactattttattatattttcaaaatatgaattGACATAAACCACTCTTATTATATACCAGAACATGTTTCAGAAGATTATCTGTCCAGACTGAAACTATATAATATATACGGATAAGAATGTGGTGGTTATATTGTGTTTCTGAGGCAGTTGTTGGTAACAACAAATCTATCCATGAAAATCTTTGAGacactttctccttccttccctgtaAATTACAGTTCCTTCTTTCTCCATTGTAGCACCTGTAACTACCCGTCAAATCCGCACAATCTTTGAGGAAGTCCAGGATGGGAAGGTGATCTCCTCCCGTGAGCAGATCACCCAGTCCGCCCACTAAGGTGGCTGCGTGGTTTGCTGCAAACCTCGCATAGCAAAGCAAAAGGAGATTCCAGCTTATGTGCTCTGGCTGTGTAGATGATGAAAAGCATCTTCTCTTTTTATCGCACCCCTGCTTCCCTCACCCTCTCTCTAAGCGCTGTGCTGCACTCAGAAATCAAATAAAGCTTTTCTGCGCACTCGTGCAAACCAGGGTCTTGTTTTGTTGCTCTGAAGAGCCAGGCTGTCCCACTCCTCGAGCTGTAGGACAAAGCTCCTCTCTGGAAGGAGCAATATTCTCCATCTTTGGTACCCAGGTGGTGGGGCCAGTACACCTACACTTCTATAACACTTGAGACCTGGCTGCATCAGTGAAGAGAGCTGATGTGGGTGGAGGTCTAGAGAGGAACTGGTTACCTGGGTCGTGGGAGGTGAAACTTGTGAGAGTCTTTGTATTTCACCTCAGATCTGGCACTGTGACTTTCAGATGGGGGGAGAGTCCTTCTTCCCTGGCTGCAATGTACAGCAACAGCAGAGCTGAAGCTTTTAACTCAGTGAGTCTAagcaagaaaatgaacaaaaaccGGGTCACGCAGCCAGGACCCTGCAAACGAttcccttcccagctctgcctcagCAGTTGCCGTGCAGTCCAGATAACAAGCTTTGTGGTAAAACAAAATTAAGCCGTAGATGTGGCAGCAATACACTGGCTGACGCCCCTCCAGAAATACAAACTCAGATTAGTGTAATTCTTGCTTCCAAAGGCACCGCTGAAGGGTGAGGAACACAAGTGATAGTAAGTGGTGGGTATGGTCTATATAAGCAAAAAGATTAAAACTCTTCAGGGAGTTATTTCTGGCACTCCCTGGCTGTCAGTGGCTGTTCCTGATGCAGCAGTTCCTGTTGCCGTCAGCTGACCCAGCCGTTCCTGGAAAGCCAGTTCAGACACATTCTTGGCTGGATTGTGCCATATTTATTACTTCATTAATCCAACTTCTAAATCGATGGGATGATTCAGAGAAACGCTACTGAATGTGTGTAAGAATAGAGCTGGCTACACAGTTTTAAGACCCCTTTCAAGAACATCTGCCTAGATTTTATGGGGAGACAAGAGagaattcaggttttttttcaaaatgtggaAAGGATCCCTGGAGTGCATCACCTACACCACAAGCCGAGGTAGCATGGATGCACAGTCTAGAGGCACCCTGTGCTGCAGCCATCCATCTCTGCCCGGTGTTGCCTGGGGCTGTATCCCCCCTGTCCACGCAGAGCAGATCCTCTGTGACCTGTGCAGGGCATCAGCTGCCCTGCGCACCCTGCACAGCAGCCCTGAGTGAGCCGCCTTAAAGtgctcccagcacccacagaCTTGTGGTAGACATGGCTTTGGTTTTGGAGCTTACCACTGATGAACAGTGATCTCGTTTCCACTCAGATTCCACCGAAGGACGTGTAAACACAACCCAGTAAGGGAGCACTGTTGTCAGGAGAACGGCTCCCACCACTATGACACAGCATGGCCTCGTGGTGCATCGTGGACAGGCCACGAGTAAATAACAGGGCACAATTCCTGACCCGAGGCACTTCCAGCCACCGCATCTCCGCAGTCCTACAGACTGCGTTCTCTGCTCCCACACCCTTGGACTTGGATGAGGGAGCCCTGCGCAGCACAGGGACTCTCCCCAGGGACGCTCCATGCCCCGGGGCTGGATGAGGGCAGGCGTTGGGCAGCCTGAGCTCAGATGTCCAAGAAGGGTAGGGACAGACACAGCCCGCAGCTAACACCTGGGGCTTCCCAGGTCACCTCTTAGGGATCCCCTGTTCTTCCCAGGGATGGCGGTCGTGCCCCTCTGGTTGCCACCCTTGTGACACCCGGCATGGGGATGCTGAATGTGCCTTGCTGGAATTCATCCTTGCTTTACATGTTTCTCCTGGAAAGGTCTGGGCACACCCGTGTCGCTATAGAAACAACAAATAATACTTTGCTCGCAAAAGCCCCTGTTTTAATTACTCATTAACAGGGGATTTTGTTAGCAAAGTTTTATTACTCCTGCTACTGCAAATTGTGAGAGGTGTGGAAAACAGATGTTGATTCCCTCCTGCCTTAGGCATTAATAATTAATCTGACCTTAAGAAATCCACtgaggagggagctgcaggtggTGGCTTATGCAGACAGGCAGCGGCAGCTTGAGGCAGGTTTCAGAAAGTggtattttattccagaaaGACAGTTTGACTTCTCAGGCTACACTGAGTTAATCTGACACAGACCACCACTTTAGAAAGAGACGTTAAGGTGTGGCTTTTTAGCTCATTTCAGGGAACTTTCCTATGATAATTTGATACTAGAGCAAACATTGTAAGTGCACTAAAACAAACAGAGAATTGTTTTTGTCTGGGTAGTTTCATCTACTGGATCTGCTGATATGTATGTTTGGAGCCAGAACTTCAcctctcttttcctcctgaaatAAGACAGTATTGCACACTTAAACACCAATGCGCTACAATGAAATTACTGTTATGCCATAGAACTGGCATTCTGATTTTGAAATGTATAAAAAATGGGCTCATAGTGTGCATGTGCTCATGCAACAGAGGCAGAAGCTGATTTAATAGTCagccttttatttaaaagagagCGTGATACAAACAATATGCAGTCATTTGTGGTTGTGTTCAATGGGAGGTCATGTAAATAGTCTTAGAATTTTTAATATGTCGTTTTAAGTCTTAATTATCACTTCACGATTTTAATTGCTGTCTTGTGGTATTATCAAAATATCGTAGATATCTTGAGCAATGCGTATTTTTATGACACAGCAAttaaacaggaaacaaaagacaaaagaaaaggcaatttcATGTAAAGAAAGAATATGCTGTTAACCTTGTAACGTTGTGACAGTTACTCATTCTACAGCCTGCCTGTGGGAAGCCGGTTACTCCTGCCGGCTGGCCAGTCTGAACGGCTTTGCTCATGTCAAGACTGAGGGTTTGGACTTGCacaggggctctgtgctgttTTTGTCACCGACGTTCCCCTTTCTCTGTGCCACCGCTGCACTCAGCGGGGACAGCCTGCGAGTTCCGCCCTTTTGTATCACCCAGGTGAAGGTGAGGAAATGAAAACGGGGAGAAAGCACATTCCTTGGAGCTACGCGTCCCACCACCCCCGCGCTGCTGCGCCTTTGCCATCCGCACCTGGGGAGGACAAGCAGAAAGTGGGCGTCCGCTGGCTTTGCGCCCCGTCTCCTGGCGCTCACGCGACAAGAAGATGCTGCCGCCAAGAGATTGAACCCATCCTCCAGCCAGAGCAAACACGGTGGAGATTCCAGTTCTCCAGTTCTCCAAGTCGTACAGACTTGTCTCCATTCACCAGTGGCAAATGGGAACTTGGGTAGCTGTGCTTCTCCATAGCAGCCAACTCCTGATATTCCAAGGACACACCCCACTCCTGTATTGTTTCCAGCTTTCTTCAGATAGAGGGGAGGCAGTCATGCCCTTTAAAGCTACTCACAAATGTACCCTTGCTGCTTATTTCCATactctttcccccctcctttgGCAAATGATCTAAGGAAGAACTTGGCTGTTGGGAAGGGGTTGTTGAGGCCTGTCTGCAAAGACAGTCAAACAATTCACCATGTACACACATGAGAAATATCTTCTCCTCCACACCCTGCATTATTAGCTAGTGACACTCGATTTGTGGTTTCTGCCCATGACGCAGGTCAGCATGAAGAACAGATAGTGGGACTTGACCATGCCTGGTGCACTCATTTTCGGAGCCTTTTTGCAGAGGCAACCAGTATCTCTCCTGAAGCTCTGTTTACATGGGAGCTGTAAACTCCAAACTCACACTGAAGTTGTCCTCCGTGGTCACAACTGATTGAGATGTTCATCACAGAAAACATTATGAGCATTAGCTGCTAAGCTATGTTACTGTCAACTTTGCACTCTTGTTCACAGTGCTTAGAGACCACGAGCTTTTTGACTTACATTCTCCATCTACTTTATGCTCTTCCACATTTTTTCCTGGAGCATCTCATAATTTTTAAGTTATGCTAGCTAGTAGCCATACCCTGCCCTTTCTGAGTGGTTTGCTAGGCTCTCGTTCACAAAGAAGAACACAAAATATCCACTGCTTATTGTCTTTTCATATTCCTCCACTCTTGGGTGGTCTCTGAAGCAAAGTGGAGAACTGAATGAGCCCTGAAGCATGAACtcttttttcattgctttttcattACAGAACGTCCTTCTCTCTGTGGATAAAAGAGCAGACTTGAATTTCCAGGATTGGTAGCCAAGTTCCTTCTAGCACCATTGTACTCACGGGACTGTAGATGTACATTCAGGGCTTCATGACACGGCTGTTATCCCTGAAGGTGAGCTGTGTGTACAAACTAAGTAGAGACAAGAAACTCTAGTAGCTGGGACAAAAAGACACAGTAAAAGAGATATTGACTTACTCCATCGAAATGCTGTCTGAATAGCTCTGCTTCAGAGCTAACAGTACAAAGCAGTATTAAAATGTAGCCCTGAGCAAGGAGCCTCCTACTTTGAATCACACTTGACTATTTACTTAGAAACGGAAGAACCATAAAGACGCCCTTTGTGAGATAAAAAGGTTCCGTGGAATATGACAAAAAACATTAATAGAACAAAGGCAAAAGTGACGATTCTGGAAGTTGGCTCAGATTTTAGGAGTGATGAAAATCATCGGgaatgcaacagaaaaaaaaaagcgctgGCAACGCCTCCTGCCCGGGCTATAAAGGGCTCCAAGCCAGGGGGAAGCGAGCACTCACTCTCTGTGCTGCCGAGCCGGGTGTTGCTCTCCAGCCCTACAGCCTCCGCCAGCCTTCGCCATGAGCACCACCACTGTCAGGCAAtactcctcctccacctccctcAAGGGCTTCGGTGGCCTGGGTGGAGGCTCCAGCAGGCTTTCCTCCGTGCGTGTTGGGGGAGGAGGGTACAGAGCACCCAGCGTCCACGGAGGCAGCTACTCTGTCTCTTCCCGCATTGTCTCGGGGCTTGGAAGTGGCTACGGGGGCAGCTACTGCAGCAGCGTAGGAGGGGGCCTCGGCAGCGGCTTTGGGGGTAGCTATGGGGCTGGCTTTGGGGCTGGCTTTGGAGGTGGCTTTGGAGGTGGCTTTGGAGGTGGCGATGGCATCCTCCCGGCTGGCGAAAAGGAGACGATGCAGAACCTCAACGACCGCCTGG from Haliaeetus albicilla chromosome 7, bHalAlb1.1, whole genome shotgun sequence encodes:
- the LOC104311365 gene encoding keratin, type I cytoskeletal 14: MSTTTVRQYSSSTSLKGFGGLGGGSSRLSSVRVGGGGYRAPSVHGGSYSVSSRIVSGLGSGYGGSYCSSVGGGLGSGFGGSYGAGFGAGFGGGFGGGDGILPAGEKETMQNLNDRLAAYLDKVRALEEANTDLEVKIREWYKKQGPGPDRDYSPYYRTIEELRNKVLVATVDNANLLLQIDNARLTADDFRTKFETEQTLRLSVESDINGLRRVLDELTLARADLEMQIENLKEELAYLKKNHEEEMNALRGQVGGEISVEMDAAPGIDLTKILAEMREQYESLADKNRRDAEQWFFSKTEELNREVAINTEQLQSGKTEITELRRTIQSLEIDLQSQLSTKAALEGTLADTEARYGTQLAQLQGLITSVEEQLAELRCDMERQNHEYRVLLDVKCRLEQEIATYRRLLEGEDAHMSSHYISQSVKEAPVTTRQIRTIFEEVQDGKVISSREQITQSAH